The DNA window TCAAGGGCCTGATGCGTCCCCAGGTGGAAACCGTTTGGGCCGTCCGTGACGGCGTCGAGGTCCAAACGCCTCTTGCCCAGGTCGCGGCCGGCGATTGCGTCGTGTGCGGCGCCGGCGAGCTCATTCCCATCGACGGCGTGGTGGCCGAGGGCGAAGCCTCTGTCAACCAAAGCTCCATCTCCGGCGAATCCGTGCCGGTCCATATCCGGCCCGGTGACGCGGTCATCTCCGGTTCCGTGGTCGAGGAAGGCCGGCTGACCATCACCGTGGAGCGGGTCGGTTCGCAAACCTCCATGGCCCGCATCGGCCGGTTCATCGACCAGTCCTTGCGCGGCAAGTCCAGGACCCAGACCACAAGCGCCGCCCTGGCCGACAAGCTCGTCCCCGTCACCCTGGGCTTAAGCGGCCTTATGCTCCTGGCCACCCGCGACGTGAATCGGTCCACCTCGGTGCTCACCGTGGATTTCTCCTGCGCCGTGAAACTGGCCAGTCCCGTGGCCGTGCGTTCGGGCATGTACGCGGCCGGACAAGCCGGCGTACTGCTCAAGGGCGCTTCCGCCCTGGACGCCTTGCAGGATGTGGACACCATCGTTTTCGACAAGACCGGGACCCTGACCACTGGCCAGATCACGGTCACGGATATCCTCCCCGAAGCGGGGCTGACGGAAACGGATGTGCTTGCCTTGGCCGCCGGCGCGGAGGAACATTACGACCATCCGGTGGCCCGGGCCGTTGTGCGCGAGGCCAAACAGCGCGCCATTGCCTTGCCGCCGATCAGCAGGGTCGACTTCATCGTGGCTCACGGCGTGGCCGCGTCCGTCGACGGGAACCACGTTCTGGTCGGCAGCCACCACTTCGTCGCGGAGGACGAAGGTGTCACTTGTGCCCATGTGGAGGATACCGCCAGGCAGCTTCGCCGTCAGGGCAAATCACTCCTCTACGTCGCCCGGGAGGGGAAGCTGGCCGGGATGATCGCGCTTCGGGACGATGCCAGACCCGAGGCGGCGGCGGTATTGGAATCGCTCAAGGCTTCCGGCATCAGGAAGATCGTGGTGCTTACGGGCGACCACAAGGACACGGCCCGGGCCTTGGTTCGCCAGCTTCCCCAGATCGACGCGTTGCATTACGAACTCAAGCCCGAAGACAAGGCTTCCATCGTGGAGAGGCTCAAACGGGAAGGGCGCACGCTGGCGTTCGTCGGCGACGGCGTCAACGACGCGCCGGCCCTGGTGACCGCCCATGTGGGCATCTGCATGCCCAAGGGGGCCGACCTGGCCCGGGAAGCGGCGCAAGTCCTCCTCTTGCATGAGGACCTTCATACCCTCGTCGTGGCCAGGCAGGCCGCCATTCGCACCAATACCATCATCCGGCAGACGTTCGGAGCCACCATCGGCTGCAATTCCCTGATCATGCTGCTGGCCACCGCCGGGATGTCCCCGGTGCTGGCGGCGCTGCTGCACAATGCGACGACGGTCGGGATACTCGGTTACGCAGCCATGGCAGCGTCAAGGCCATTGCGGAAAAGTACGCACGCGAGTTCTCTTGTGCCACACAGGGAGGAAGTATGTTGACGACGCTCGCAGCCGCTCCTGTCGGAGTGCCCCTTATCATTGACAGGATCGCAGGCCATGACTTCGCGGCGCGCATGTCCCGGCTGGGACTGAACGAAGGGGTGTCCCTGACGCGCCTGGATGACAGCGTCGCCATCGGACCGGCCAAAATCAACGGTCCGGCTGGCGAAATCACGTTGAGCGGTTGGCTGGCGGCCAAGATCGTCGTACACCTTGACGATAACAGCCGGCTGCCCCTTCTGGAGTGCGTCCCTGGGGACAGCGGCCATGTGGAAGGCATCACCGGGCAGCCCAATATCGAAGAAACCCTGGCAACGCTTGGCGTACGGGAAAACGACCGCATCACCTTCTTACGACGCCTGCCACCCATGATTTACAAGGCCGTGGTCGACGGGAAGGAGCGCATTCAGATCAACGAAGGCCTGGCCGCGAAGATTTTTGGCGACACCCCGAACGGGACGGCCCAGTTCTGCTCGGTCGGCGTCGGCGAACGCTTTACGGTTCAACAGATTCTTGCCGGGGCGCATGCCCGTGAAAGTCTTGAATCCTTGGGCATAAGGCCGGGTGTCCGGCTTGAATTGACGCAAGTGGCGGCAGGACAGGTGGTAACGTTCTCGCAAAAGACACCCATCGTCTGCACGACGCGGGATGGCTTGCGCCTCTATTTCCAGGATAAGGACGCTACGAGAATTCTCGTGAAGGCAGCGGGCTGAAGATTCCCCAGCTTCCTAGGGTCTGTTCACAATAGCCCTATTATTGCAACCAGATGAAGGCAAAGACGAGATGCAGCATCGCCATAAATCGCCGCGCGAGTTTCTCATAGCGCGTCGCCAGTCGCCGGAACTGCTTGATACAATTGAAAAATTGTTCAACAAGGTTGCGGTCTTTGTAAACATGGTGATCGTATTCTCGCCCGATAATGCGGTTTTTTCGGCTGGGGATGACCGCCTCTGCGTTTCGAGACGTGATGCAGACGACAAACGCGTTGGAGTCGTATCCCTTGTCAGCCACAATCGCCAAGGCGTCAAATCCAGCAATCAAGGCCTGGGCTTGCGTTATGTCCGCAGCTTCGCCACCAGTCAAAAGCAAACGAACGGGATTGCCCAATCCATCCACCGCAGCATGAATCTTTGTCGTCAGTCCGCCACGCGAACGTCCGATGTCTTGCGGCCCTTCTTTTTTTGGGCACCCGCCGCATGCTGGTGGGCACGGACAATGGTACTGTCAATGAAGAGCATTTCTAAATCTGGATCACCAGATACAACTTCGGCTAACCGAGCCCAGGTTCCTTTTTCGCACCACCTGGCAAATCGCACATACACGCTGTGCCAGTTTCCGAACTCCTTTGGCAGATCGCGCCAGGGAGAACCTGTTCGCGCTATCCAAAGCACAGCCTCCAGGAATAGCCTATTATCCTTAGCTGTTACACCGCGATCTCGTTGCTTCCCCGCACAAAGTGGCTCCAACCGGGCCCATTGGTCATCGCGTAATAGTAACCGTTCCATGCCCCTGTCTCCCCTAGGAGACAGAATTGAACGATCTCAGTCGATTAGTAAACTCTTAAATGTGAACAGACCCTAGCGCGACGGCGTTGGGATTTTTCGCCGGGGTTGTTCCCGAATCATCCTTTCGATCGATGCCAGAGGTACGGTCTTTGTCGGTGGCTTCGCAAACGATCATGGCGGCCAACTCGTTGATGTCGCGAGGGCGTTTTTTCTTAGTATCCACGCCCCGCTAGATAGCATGGGCGCTCAAGCATCCGCAAGGTTCAGATTTCAAACCGACCCACTACCGGAAAGTGCCCGCGCTTGAGCGGGGGCAACTCCAGGCGTCTCGAAGTCGGTAAGTAAAGGAGTGGCCGGGAATGACGCTTGCCGGTCAGGGCTATCCTACCCTGGCAGTAGTGAAGCATCTATGTGGGAGTGGCGCACAACCGGGGCATCACCCTATCTAAGGCCCGCACCTCGCCTTTCTGATCCCAGCTTTTCAGTTCGCAAAGGGTACCCCGAGCCCAACACCTCCATACGAAAAAAAGTGTCCTGGATCGTTTGGTGAGGTTGAAAAGCGGATGTCGTTTACGGAGAAACCGGATGGCTAGTTTCAGAAAGCTTCCCAAGAGTGAGGAGGAATACCGGACTATAGAAGTCGTAAATGTGGACTTCGTGTGGACCAACGAAAAAGCGGGTTACCCTGGACAGGTAACCCGCTGAATTTCTTGGCGTCCCCAAGGGGATTTGAACCCCTGTTACCGGCGTGAAAGGCCGATGTCCTGGACCAGGCTAGACGATGGGGACGAATGAAACTGCTTGGCTGGGGGACTAGGATTCGAACCTAGGTTGATGGAGTCAGAGTCCATAGTCCTGCCGCTAGACGATCCCCCAGCAGGCCCACGCTCAAGAGCCCTCTTCTTTACGAGATCAGCGCCGGCCCGTCAAGAACTTTCTCGCCGACACGACAAATCAGGAGGCCTTGGCCAGACGACGCGTCCGCTTCTTCAGCTTGTTCACCTGGCGACGCAGCATGTCCTTCTGCTTGCGGCTGTCGTCGCCGGCAACTTCGGCCCGCTTGGTACGGAGCTCGCGCATCTTGCTCTTCATCGACAAAATCTTCGTCTTGTACGGCGAAACCTTCGGGCCTTCCTCGCCGCCAATCCCAAGCACTTCCTTGATCTGCACCAGAAGTTCTTCCTTGCCGAGACCCGAGGCTCCCGTGATCTGCGGAATCTGCTTCAAAACCAGCTCCCGGAGTTCCTTGGCCGTCATCTTGTCCAGTGGTTTCTTCAGATCAAGCTGCAATCCTTCGCTCATATTCGCCTCCACGAGAAATGTATCTTTGCGCCGTCTTCAGACGCCTAGCCCGCTTTTTTGCGGCCCCTCCGGCGAACCTTGCCGGACGGCTGCGGCCCGGCCTCGAAAAACGCGACATACTTCGCATAACAACGCCCAACAGGCGTCCCCGGATCAAGCCGCCCCAGAAGACTTCCCAAATGCTCCGGCCGCTGGACCGGCGGTGTGCGAAATCGCGGGGGGACGGCCCGTAGCGCATCCAAGGAAACTTGGCTTCCTAGCAAGTCGAACCGCACTCTGTCAAAGGCTTCCTGCCCCAAGGCGGCGTTGACCAGCGACAAAATTTCCGGTGCCGCAAACAGCATTTCCTGCATGACCACCGGATCGTCGGCCCCGAGGATCAAATCCCGGCGGCGATGCCGCAACGGTCGCAGCAGTTGCGCCGTCTCCGGGCCCACGATCTCCGCCCAGCGGCGGCATACGTCCACGAAAAGGCGGCGCGCCGACGCCTCCTTTTCGGTCACGAACCGGTCAATGGATTCCGACAGCCGGCGCAGCATGGGAAGCTTTTTTCACCGTCGGCGGCGTCCAACCCCTGTCGGACGCCGCCGGATCGGAAAGGCTGGCTAGAGTTTAAGGGCCGTTTTGATATCCGCCGCCGCGTCGGTGCGTTCCCAGGTGAATTCGGGACGCTCCCGGCCGAAGTGGCCGTAGCACGAGGTCGGCTTGTAAATGGGCCGCTTGAGGTCCAGACGCTTGGAGATGTAGTACGGACGCAGGTCGAAGACTTCGCGCACGGCCTTGGTCAGTTCTTCGTCCGGAATCTCACTCGATCCCATGGACGTGACCAGCACCGACAAGGGCTCGGCCACGCCGATGCAATAGGCGATCTGGACCTCGCAGCGGCTGGCCGCACCGCTGGCCACGAGGTTCTTGGCCACGTACCGGGCCATGTAGGCGCCCGAACGGTCCACCTTCGAGGGGTCCTTGCCCGAAAACGCGCCGCCGCCGTGGTTGCCCATGCCGCCGTAGGTGTCCTGGATGATCTTGCGCCCGGTCAGGCCGCAGTCGCCCATGGGGCCGCCGATGACGAAACGGCCCGTGGTGTTGATGTAGATCTTGGTTTTCTTGTCCACCAACGACTCGGGCAGGGTCCGGAAAATGACCTCCTGGCGCACGGCGTCCACCAGGTCGTTGTAGGAGATGTTCTCGTCGTGCTGGCAGGCCACCACCACGTTGTCGATGCGCGCGGGCTTGCCGTCGACGTACTCCACGGCCACCTGCGTCTTGCCGTCGGGGCGCAGAAAATCGAGGATCTTGTTCTTGCGCACGTAGGCCAGACGGCGCGAAAGCTTATGCGCCCAGTAGATGGGGGCGGGCATGAGGGTTTCGGTCTCGGTGCAGGCAAAGCCGAACATCATGCCCTGGTCGCCGGCGCCCTGTTCCTCGGGCTTCTCGCGGGAAACGCCCTGGGCAATGTCCGCCGACTGCTTGTCCACGGAGGAGATCACGGCGCAGGTTTCCCAGTCGAAGCCCATGTCCGAGCTGTTGTAGCCGATTTCCTTGACCGTCTCGCGCACGATGGAGGCGAAGTCGGCGTAGGCCTTGGTGGTGATCTCGCCGGCGATGA is part of the Solidesulfovibrio sp. genome and encodes:
- a CDS encoding heavy metal translocating P-type ATPase; the encoded protein is MTAAQAFPTPGMRVGHFRVAHALSRRVRLKSPLLGDSAFDAVYFQALLEALPGVSEVRINVRGECLVLSYDGRLETWRNIVQSLVEMPDEAFVLAGDAASAVTGSDVAVKALITLFSQALPWPAKALLGWSLALGVIVKGAETLFTRGIKVETLDATAITLALVRGNYFTAGSITTLLALGQYLEGQSEQRSTALLKGLMRPQVETVWAVRDGVEVQTPLAQVAAGDCVVCGAGELIPIDGVVAEGEASVNQSSISGESVPVHIRPGDAVISGSVVEEGRLTITVERVGSQTSMARIGRFIDQSLRGKSRTQTTSAALADKLVPVTLGLSGLMLLATRDVNRSTSVLTVDFSCAVKLASPVAVRSGMYAAGQAGVLLKGASALDALQDVDTIVFDKTGTLTTGQITVTDILPEAGLTETDVLALAAGAEEHYDHPVARAVVREAKQRAIALPPISRVDFIVAHGVAASVDGNHVLVGSHHFVAEDEGVTCAHVEDTARQLRRQGKSLLYVAREGKLAGMIALRDDARPEAAAVLESLKASGIRKIVVLTGDHKDTARALVRQLPQIDALHYELKPEDKASIVERLKREGRTLAFVGDGVNDAPALVTAHVGICMPKGADLAREAAQVLLLHEDLHTLVVARQAAIRTNTIIRQTFGATIGCNSLIMLLATAGMSPVLAALLHNATTVGILGYAAMAASRPLRKSTHASSLVPHREEVC
- a CDS encoding IS5 family transposase (programmed frameshift); its protein translation is MERLLLRDDQWARLEPLCAGKQRDRGVTAKDNRLFLEAVLWIARTGSPWRDLPKEFGNWHSVYVRFARWCEKGTWARLAEVVSGDPDLEMLFIDSTIVRAHQHAAGAKKEGPQDIGRSRGGLTTKIHAAVDGLGNPVRLLLTGGEAADITQAQALIAGFDALAIVADKGYDSNAFVVCITSRNAEAVIPSRKNRIIGREYDHHVYKDRNLVEQFFNCIKQFRRLATRYEKLARRFMAMLHLVFAFIWLQ
- a CDS encoding DUF721 domain-containing protein, whose protein sequence is MLRRLSESIDRFVTEKEASARRLFVDVCRRWAEIVGPETAQLLRPLRHRRRDLILGADDPVVMQEMLFAAPEILSLVNAALGQEAFDRVRFDLLGSQVSLDALRAVPPRFRTPPVQRPEHLGSLLGRLDPGTPVGRCYAKYVAFFEAGPQPSGKVRRRGRKKAG
- a CDS encoding ferrous iron transport protein A — translated: MLTTLAAAPVGVPLIIDRIAGHDFAARMSRLGLNEGVSLTRLDDSVAIGPAKINGPAGEITLSGWLAAKIVVHLDDNSRLPLLECVPGDSGHVEGITGQPNIEETLATLGVRENDRITFLRRLPPMIYKAVVDGKERIQINEGLAAKIFGDTPNGTAQFCSVGVGERFTVQQILAGAHARESLESLGIRPGVRLELTQVAAGQVVTFSQKTPIVCTTRDGLRLYFQDKDATRILVKAAG
- the metK gene encoding methionine adenosyltransferase, yielding MINAKGRYLFSSESVTEGHPDKVADQISDGILDAILAQDPDAHVACETLVTTGLAFIAGEITTKAYADFASIVRETVKEIGYNSSDMGFDWETCAVISSVDKQSADIAQGVSREKPEEQGAGDQGMMFGFACTETETLMPAPIYWAHKLSRRLAYVRKNKILDFLRPDGKTQVAVEYVDGKPARIDNVVVACQHDENISYNDLVDAVRQEVIFRTLPESLVDKKTKIYINTTGRFVIGGPMGDCGLTGRKIIQDTYGGMGNHGGGAFSGKDPSKVDRSGAYMARYVAKNLVASGAASRCEVQIAYCIGVAEPLSVLVTSMGSSEIPDEELTKAVREVFDLRPYYISKRLDLKRPIYKPTSCYGHFGRERPEFTWERTDAAADIKTALKL